CGGCTCGCGTGCAAGACGCTGCTCAAGGACGTTAATCCCGCGAAGCCCATCACGGTCGAACCGATCAAGGGGCTGCCTGTCATCAAGGACCTGGTCGTCGACATGGAACCGTTCTTCGCTTCCTACCGTGACATCATGCCGTTCCTGGTCGTCACGGACGGAAAGCACCCGAGCTCGGAGCGGCGCCAGAGCCCCGCGGAACGCGAGCGATTCGACGACACCACCAAGTGCATTCTGTGCGCCGCGTGCACGTCGTCTTGCCCCGTCTTTTGGACGGACGGCCAGTACTTTGGCCCGGCGGCGATCGTCAACGCGCACCGCTTCATCTTCGATTCGCGGGACGAGGGAGCCGCCCAGCGCCTCGAGATCCTCAACGACAAGGAAGGCGTTTGGCGGTGCCGGACGACTTTCAACTGCTCCGAGGCGTGCCCCCGCGGCATCGAAGTCACCCGCGCGATTCAGCAGGTCAAGCGCGCGATGATCACGCGCGCGTTCTAACGGGTCGCCTGGGCCGAGTCGGCTATCCGCCCGGA
This is a stretch of genomic DNA from Rarobacter incanus. It encodes these proteins:
- a CDS encoding succinate dehydrogenase iron-sulfur subunit, with the protein product MTATIETASAGQAVEAVPSFTVTLRILRFDPENHGPDAYWDDFDVEVHGTDRVLDALHKIKWEQDGSLTFRRSCAHGICGSDAMRINGRNRLACKTLLKDVNPAKPITVEPIKGLPVIKDLVVDMEPFFASYRDIMPFLVVTDGKHPSSERRQSPAERERFDDTTKCILCAACTSSCPVFWTDGQYFGPAAIVNAHRFIFDSRDEGAAQRLEILNDKEGVWRCRTTFNCSEACPRGIEVTRAIQQVKRAMITRAF